The stretch of DNA TTCTTCCTTCTAGACAAGCACATGCGCCCTCTCGTTGAACTCAGTGATGCTACTTACCGGACGTCCTTGTAAATTATCCCACAAGTCACCCCCGACGATTAATGGATCAGTGGAGATCCCTGCCTGAAGGGCTGTAAGTTGTGTGCTGTCATCCAAATTTCTAACCCTAGCGGGAGCCATGCTAAAACGACTTAAGTACGCCTTAAGTATTTCGTCAGGCTGCTGCTTTATATTGGTTAGCGAGGTCGCTTCGGGTAACCTATCCCTAGCGGCCTGAAATTTCTTCTTGAAATCCCTGGACAGCTGCTCCAAGGAAATTATTGAATGATGAGTAAACTTGTTAAACCATCTACTCACTGCTCCAACAAACGAGGTGGGGAACAAAGTACAGCGTTAATTGTTCGTCACGTTCCTCGCTCGCATTATCGTGTTAAAGTTATTCAAATGCGAGACCGAATTTGTGGTTCTGTCATAGGACGAGACATGCGGGTTTTTCAATCCCAAAGGAAAAGGGGTATTCATAATATCTGGGTGATACGGCTCAAGCTCCTCATCGGAGTCGTATCCAGATAATTTCCCTAATTCCCCCACTTGATATCTCCTGAACTTGTCCTCCAGCTCATTTATccgtaattggattggatcctcttgctttggaCCAAGCTGTTGGCAAAGGTCAGGTTTCTTCCGATTCAAGTGCTCTCGCAGATCTGGTTGGGAGTAATTGCTCGCAGATCTCATCTTACTCATAGACCGCGTCCTACTCATAGACTTTGTCTTTGAGTGGCTCGCGGGTTTATTGGTTCCCATACTTTCTCAATCATTAGCTCGTTGAATACTTTTTCCTCTTCGAGTTTATCGGCTATGGGTTCTGAATTGCCTCGAAGTCACACTTGCTTCTTCACGCTCTGTTCTTTCCTCCTGAGAGCGGTTTGTCATATTTCCCTCATCAGGGTACGTACGAGTCCTTACTCTATGGGTTTGGGAAGAACGTTGGTGATTTCTAGCAGGTGATCTCTGTTCTCCCGGTTGAGTCCCAAGATACTCCTCATTTTCAGGAGGGATTTCTCGTTCATCAGTTTCCGGTTGTCTCCTTTCTGGCTGTTCATCCTGATTCTCAGGGGGTGTCTCATTTTCCCCGAGTTGTTCTTCCCAGGCCTTTTCCTGTCTCCTAGTTCGTGAGCCACGAGGTCTACCTCGTGGTCTTCTCACTCCAGGTTCAGGTTGATTTTGAGCGTTCATCCCCTGCGTTGCCCAGGCCGAAGCTGCCTCACGTTCTAACTCAATGTTTCGATGCTGCGCTTCTTTTAGATGGCGTCTCAAGCGGTGGCTTTCCATTTCATAAGTTCTTTCTCCCAAAGATTGGGAACCTCCACGATTGAGCTCTTCATTCCTCGCCCTGGGGTTTTGTCTATTCCCACGCTGAGTTCTCCTCGAGCACATTGTCTGCATACTAGGACCAACGTCGGGTTGAGTTCTCTGGGCACTTGTGGTCTGAGCACTGGGGCCACCCTCAGGTTGAGCCCTCCTGGAACGGGTGGTCCTTCTGTACTGCAGATTGGTAGATCTTCTAGAGCCCATGGGCTCTTTTCTAGAATGATGGTTAGTTTCCTCATGTGGGGTGTTAATATTCTCTAGATTTTCAGCCATAAAGGGGAAGGTTTTTCCTTAAAAGAGGGAGGGTTTTTCCTGAGCTTTTTCActgaggctctcaatgaaaataCCAAATTGTTAATGCAAATTTTTGTcaaccaaatttgagcctcacgatGATAATTCaccacagaaaaaataaaagctatagaaaaataatatatgaacacAAGGTTTTTTTACGTAGTTttacagttaaaattctgcGTAGTCCacaagtcaatcttattcagatttctgagtaTTCTTTCAAGGCCtctttcataagagtttttttgTCCCTTTTTTGAGATTATTcaccactatttataattacatagcgGGCAggtaattacaaagttgaccaGAATATGTGTACAGCCATTATCCCTAAAATGGTGGGATCTGATTACATATCACGAAATGTAAATGCAGTGTATGATTTTAAAAATCGTATAGTTGTGATTTTCCCAGTTTTACTGGGTTAAAAATATCGTGTATTTAAACAAGTCTTTAATTGTTGAATCTGGAGATGTCTCGACAGAAACTTGATTGTAGTGATCCCAATAGCGAGCTGGGACCATTCTTCTTTCCGAGGTTGATAATGTATGCCTTACGTCGATCGCGGTTATAAAGAAATCTTCTGACTTGCCAAGGTTATGAGCCTCGCTCCCGTTAGTTGGGTGAAGCTATTGGAAGTCTTCTCATAGTGAGATGGTCTTCTCGTATACTTATTTTTTGAGTCGATAACTTTTACACTTAGTTTGCTCATTGCAAGCTAAGGTGTGTGTCACTTTTCTTCGGTGCCTCGCTATTTGCCTTTAgcgacatatggtttctcgttaatacaATAAGTGTCGGTTTGTACATTGATTCCTcgcctaagaccttacagtcaACGGGTTACCAATATACTCTAATACTtacgtaattaatgagttattccataaaaagaTATTGCACCAATTCACATTCCCTTTATCTTGACATGTGTCATCCAGctgaatttcgggtataacataTTTTTATACTCTTGTTCTTGTTTTGAGGatgggtttgaatatttctatttGGTTGTTTCTGGTTTTGTTAATGATCGAATTATATGGatatttttgaatattttattgatTTGAGTCTTATGTGAAGATGTTCAGTAATTGTAATGAAGAAcaatttttcaattcttatttttatcctaaaattcttttttctttttccctccATTACAATTTTCTCCAGTTTGCTAAGTTTTACGTTTTTGTTGATGGAGATCTTTTCACcacttttactattttatttcaAGCACGTTTTTGTAGTGAATTGTTTTGAAGTTTTGTATCTTTAAGATTtagttatgattatttattttattttttgtttatttttattacagtatttatttcctttttaatgccataatttttgttttggtcttttcttttatttgtttttatgattaatttagTTTGTTTATTTTGGTGAAGACTAAAAGTTTTTTCTTTGATTGAtgtgattattatttttatactatatattaatattttaagaaaaattaatttcgtaATTGTTGTATACCATATATATTTAAGAGCGATTCATAGGCACTTGTATTGCTACCATTTATAAGTATTTAAAGACacgttttaatttttacagTTTTTGTTAAAAGTCaacttttttgttttcttattaTGTTCTTTATTATTTCTATGAATGTTGATTTGTTTCTTTTTACTAACTATCCAAAGAGTATTATTTTACCACTCACTTGGTTATTGGAAGTTTTTTTTACTAGACTTTATATTTCATGTCTTatgaaaaatattatactttgtgaggAATTGATGAGCCACAGTTTGTTGGTCTTGCTGCCTTTGAAGGCTTTTGCGCCTATTTTTATGGCTTACctttaattatttagggtagtaTGGTTAAATATTCCATATTTTCATGGAGAATTAAAGtcattcaaataaaataaaatttaacattttttcaaaaaagttTGTGATATATTTCTATCTTGTTAATTGGCTTATTGCTACTAGCAAAAGGTAATATATTTGGCtagttattattaattttttttattagtttatattttatttgattgaATCAAGTGGTAGACTCtaagaatttaatttttctgatatatttatttttctttgtagATAGACATTttaatacaatttattttttggttgttaTTTTGAGACCTTTCAAatagtttttcaattttacaagCTAAATTTCCAACTCTTCTTATGTGTTGTTTGAGGGCGTTATAACTTTATTGTCTAACTTATAGGAGCTGTTTCATCCCATGTTTTGTTCGCTTACTTTAACAGCTCATGGTCTTGCAAAGTGTGCCCTTCGATTAGACGATGAGCGATCCTGATTCGAGGAAATTCCTGTGCGCGGTTTGCGGATATCTGTATCGTAAATTTTATGAGTGATTCAAATTACTACGacaaaaaataaataccaaGCATTGAAGCATCAAAGAAGCGCGAAGAATGGATATCCAATCCAAATGAACATGTGACAAATCACACATATCAATGATCATTAGTTAAAGATCTGTCAATAAAAATTGAGTAATAACAACCATAGCAATAACAATTATAATGAACAATCTCACCATAAATCATAGGGCTAATAAAAATCTGAGAATCTCCCATATCTAAACATGCATGGACAAAGATAATTATACTACTAAAACAAACATGATTTGAGCTAATTGAAATTCTtccaatgtaaaaaaaaaagactaaaatctCGTGCTGTGAATGTGGATAAAGCTTACTGCCTATTATCATAACAATAGTAAGGTGGTGTAGTAACACCATTATTGTAAtgcgctttagtaatttggattagtagaaaaaattagcactaatttatgatatttttataattatttatgaatttaattatttatggtccccattgttagaaatgggcactagagttataatttctcaatttctgagattttattaaactctagggatattttatgaattatatatgaaatatgttatttttgtaatttttgctcggcgacaacgaaaaatgcgatagatggctagtttgatcacatgggtaagtttagaaccttatatCTTAGTGAGAAATACtttggagaaaataaaatatcgggattAAGCAGGGTTatagaatttgaccattttacccctagttttggaAAATGCTTAAGTTGTAGGctttaagggcattttagtcatttaaGGGTAATACTTAGTGGCTGCCCTAGGTTGTGACACATGgcctattatttttttcaacaagGATTAATTGGTTTATCCTTAAGTctcattttagaaaaataaggaaattgaaagaaaaatcaaatagaactctctctctctctctttctctcttttggcTGGGGCAAAAACCAGAGGGATTCACCCTAAAAGCTTGGTATTTTTCTGTATTGAAGCTAAGGAATTGATCATCCTTGAAGCTAAGGTAACCCTAGAAACTTTTGCCATGGAATTCTTTAAGTTCTTACTTGGTTTGAGTAGTGATTTTGTGAAGTGATGGCTATTAGGTTTAGAAATGTTTAGGGATTGAATTTTAAGGTTCATTTGAGTTGGTTTAAGCTTCTTGCAGCTGGTTTTAGTGTATGGATTTGGATTTATGcaagtttgggtttgaaaaCCTAAACTTTGATCTTTAATGGCATGTTTTGATTCAGTGGATTTTTTTGTGGTTTATTGGCTGGATTATGTTGTGTAtaccctaattaggtactctggaaggtttggttacGTTTGGTGGAGTTTTGAGCAAGAAATGAGATTTCTTGGGTGAACTGGTGCAAACTGGTTAGccagttttggcagggttccccgagtCTCTCATTTCCTCAATTCTCGTCCATTATGTGCCATAGTTGGGTGATTCCCTACTTCCTGAGTTAGAATAATCCGTAGAGAGTgtaacagaacctagggttgtGGGTTCGAGTTTTCCGGATTAGGGTTTCGACCATGTGATTTACCCGGTTTtattatgtgattagggcatccatctagcgcgAGACTTTTCGTTCGGGTCGGCGAGCACACTTGAATCTgaaaagaaggtaagaactgtatataatgtgtgatatcgatatctgaatgtatgtatatgttatgtgtatatgcatgcttatatgttgtgattcatacactaccaacacttgtacgatTGCGGTACAGaatgcattggtaaggtgtatgatgtttgaaAGTACTTcgtggtgttaccagcacttgtacggaaaggtacaagatgtctgtggtacaacaacTAACAGTgctcaaggtgcggtccataccctacctacactagtacggaggtatactgagtgcatgtggtacatggtacatggtcgtatccttggtagaacgttcttactcatctgttaagccttgtaaataggtgtatgggcgcctagatacaagtcggtattatgtgatatgttatatgcttttcttactgagcatgtcgactcacagttctgcttccatgtgtaggtaaaggaaaggcgaaagctgaacaggagtgagctTGAGCTAggatgaggttgtacatgtcaaagcagcgcgacatggagtgttcggtctcggaaCATCTGGGGTTATATTttgtagtcgttgtgcgacctagttatgtattttggaatattgtgtataaaagtttgaaaacgggatcctgAAACTTGTACCTAGTTttgtaaattataaagtttaatatttaatataaaagttttaatttcacacgtttttcgagaaaaatcTTTAATTAGCAAAGATAGCacagtaattgaaaaagcactgtaatGTGTCTTACCATTAGGGCATTacaattattgaaaataaaaataaataaaaaaataataaatagcaaATAGAAATAACATTAAGAGAATTAACACCAATAGAGATCTAATCGAGAGCTAATGACTAACTCTAAAGAAAGAAGAccaatttttttgttatattaaaaTAGATCATTTTTGttatcaaataatatagaataatataaaatagataagaagaaaaagatgaagagataaagagaaagtgaatgagaatttttcagttgtttattctaatggggtgaacccctatttatacaaaaatatgacTAAAAGAATGGGAAACTAAATCAATGTAATAAAGGAAAATACAACCAAGCATTAATGGTGATAATTAATTTGGTGATttggacatccataaataatatttcataacacTCCCCCTTAGATGTTCATAAAAACTATCTCATTAAAAACCTTGCTGAAAAACTTGGTCAAAAGGAAAGGAATGCAGTGTAAACTAACGCCTCCTTATTTAGGCAttcgtggagatcttctaatcgacgaattctAATCTTGTATGTCGTCTTCTCAAATATTGATGCTGGTAATAATTTTGTGAATAATtctgtaagattgacacttgattgaatatgttggacACCAATATACATTCTCTTGAAATGTATAAAGAaaaatttggtgaaatgtgttttaattctatctccttcaatatACCCTCCTTTTGGTTGAGTGGTACAAGTagtattatcttcatagagaactgcttgtgttgatacttctttattgagtgcttgtgttgatacttctttattgagtatAATCCTTATGTATCTTGAATATattatgtcaatgatctcactcccacacattctctacttgcttcataaaatgcaagtatgttaacatgatttaaagttgcctcgttaaaaaccttgtcagGAAAACCCGGTGGGACAAAAACTGAGGTAAGGAAAAAATAGTGCAATAtaaatttcatattcataattatttgcaagttgcctcgttaaaaaccttgccatgaaaacccagtgggacaaaaccttagcttagggaaaaagagtgcaacatgaatatgtctccccctcatgcacatatgatccataattatattagtgataatatatctcataagattattgttatcacttttaaaatatcaccatatacaatctttgatgatatattttctataactcttccagagtatgtgtGAACTTCTAAATTATGGATGAGGGGTTCCTATaacatcaatatttatttaactaattgtatcattcatgagtgtatacaactttgttcatactaaaattcaaaatttcaaatagatatgaacataacacattaatgataatataaattttcatttgtgacaagaTGGTACTCCAACACCAAATTTTTATTCCATTaattcttgttgtatgatcttaattttcatatcaaatgatcatatatcgataattcttgatgcatatgaagtacttcaggacttcaatactaatgaacaaactttatacatttaatatttctcaatatacaaaagaaataaaaatttgttcttcaattaatcaaaaactcttcaagattTATCCCAACATACAATTTacgaatttatattgcatagacaatcATACATGTTATTCAACTAATAATGTACTTAcctgtctttatttcatacaaagatctttgtcatatagtgcgcgcgactttgaatttatatcacttaagacatgtattaaattcttttagaatttttagataaggcttatatCAAATTCTCGCTATATTAAGAgctctaaataaataacattttgttgcaacatgatgtgacgcttataaatcctcataaaatatattccagactataatcaaatcatgattatattttctcaatatttaagacttattttaatcaatctcatgtctatacaaactttgtacaacaattcatcatGTACAAATAcgtatatgcaaatttctcattagaaatatttatttgcacactctacaggtcttacttcactttatgcgagTAAATTTGTCTGGGCtacgtcataatattttggccaaaaacaaaatttatgtcgataattctcgacaaataTAATACCATTATCCTTGTTATCTCATGTTAGTtcattgcatatgcaaacattcaatttCTATTGTCGAAAAAAAttcattatatgataatttcctcccatattgacataacttatagagatctctttaagttacatatttttcaaatctgtttatcatttataggtacctatatagaactacttcagggattcaattatgatcaaatatgTTATGTCCAACTTCTCTAGGGAGTCTCTTCTAGAGTACCGTttccatcacggttatcatttttaaatcatcaatactttataacattaaggtatctccatgagtacctctagatttaacaactttagGACAATCAAATGAAGATATATCAATAACTTTTACATTGTTCATTTatgcttcaggcgttttcaactcattctaactcagttttgaataatattgatttgcagtttgcatatattattttgaactatatcgttcttatatactttgtgcaaggatcgtttatcaaaaattatcatcgatcccaactgcttctctccccctgatcgagagaatttttaaaaattgtggtatctaataatattaatacacctatAGGGAGTTTAATATATCaaaatgaatcaatatttatttaaactcatatatactatatgacattgaactttaggttcaataaacttcaggttcaagtttaatacttatgaacttaattcatttatacgtgtataattagaaatacataaatttataaattttgtaaatgcatgatcatatgatcttatcacatcgatacaaaactatgcaataaaaatctaacaatggctcaagattattaaagaaatttaatttaaatattttctttaaaaataatttaatatatgtttattttctagataaataaataaaatcatatatattaaaataaattatattagcaaaataattatcaataaaaatataactttctcttataaacacgtataaaagacaaactaaatgaaatactacatatatttcttttaaaattaaaaataagaaaatattcttTCAGTTTTTCTATGTgcaaaatatatgcacattcttcttttaagccatataaattaaaaatgagaagaatcttctggttctttgataaaatttagtcaaatcctttgacaaattattgcatatgattgatcatgtcaaaataactcaattcatgaacttcgggttcactataatttatatttcaagaaactttcataaggtaatgtaaaatcactgcaacatataagtaatcattacaagttcacgaataaaataattatattattttttaaaacatataCGCTCTTCAGGAGTTACTaatatgtttatcaaactttatatttcttcatcatcaattcaatgacgTGTACATTTGAAAGGTACAAGACgtacttcatcatgttattgtaatggtcaaatagatataaccataatatagcATTCATTTTTCCTCGTATCTttctaacaagtcgtctaatttattaatagactcttcatcagtctaattatcatgacttaatatattatatatttaaatgtacaactagTACAtataggtgccgtttggtagcacttttgtttttaatttttaatcacaaaatgaaagtaaaatttttgttttaaaaaaaattatttttgaaaaacaaaaatgcgttatttaaccacttttgtttttcaattttaaaaatagaaaacaaaagtgtattctgtaaagtttatttttatttttattttttgattttatttaagccgggtctaggtctggggtcggattcgggtttAGCGCTAGGGCCgtagggaggggatttgggtctgggtctggtcgtaatccaaaatattgattaagaaaaaaaaactgtttaaaaaaatattgaaagtaattctttttgtttttaaaattttgatttttaattataaaattgaaaagtaaaaacagttttatagaacatgtttttgaaaaatattttcacttttctacttttaaaaacagaaaactgattaaaaaagtgttaccaaacgccaccataGTAAGTTATTTCTtgtcactttcataactagataaaagttatacatctaggtacatacaaagatatactaaaatagaatttcatgtctattcgttctcttcaagaaataatatttaaatattctaaatgtacaattaATGTGTGATATACTAAAATATATGTACAATTCACATtttattcaataatcaaatataattttgtcttgattataagtgtgccCGTACTACAGGTACATGACAActgttattcaattccacacatgatatatagatttcatgtactttgattgtgtgtggtatttcatcttttggttgtttctaatttcttctgaaaatatttgagtagtaaacaataacattgattatttaaaatattgcaTTTACTTCAGGGAATGacattgaacaagtagaacatcattaaatttcttaaaaatttattaattgttcatccataaaaatataagaaattattcagaaatttcttttacaatatttcaaaaaatatatgaatatagtttttgcataatcttcaagatgtatgcaaaatttgatctttaatattatgtcacatgcaataatttttaatataaacagtgcaagtaataacaatgtacgATAACATGAATAATATATAGAATAcgaacaatctttaaaagtaattgaattCAATTcatatcattctctgcagggaatgatgaacaataaatacgtgtctcatgtatttaaataacattaatcatgttcattgttattcttatactttgatgtttcaatataattttcttaatactCCTTTTTGGTATTCAAAATCCACAataaaattacatcaataataatcatttttaatgattatttagttgtactcatataaatataatatttttgacaaattgaatatatttacttcaggaaatacTTGCCAAAATCTATagcgatattagattacttttcattgtcctcatagaatacaagaacatatatataaatatgtattcatctcttttattttttgtcaGTCAGCTATATGATGAATATTatatttgcataatcttcaagatatatgcaagattttattgaggacgcataatcttcaggatatatgcaatattttatcgaggatacataatcttctggatatatgcataatttatatagattttctctactATATCATAGATAACAATAgagcatataatatatataaattcaatAATAcacatataaaaacatataaaaatatatacatacatatatcacAATATAATATCATATAGTGTatatgaattcaataataaacatataaaaatatatacatctatatataatatatagatatatagataaaaagaaaaagaaaaaatggttcttgaaattgtttcagtcagataagtacatatatatatatagaaatatatatttagtgtatcatgaCCTTAAAACAactcaagaactttaacaaaatatttaccTTGGGGCTTGGGCAAAGACTCGTgttgataacgtgttataaaataatatagaatagtataaaatagataaaaaaaaaaagaaaaagaagaagatgaagagataaAGAATTTTTCAGTTATTTATTCCAATGGTGAACCCctaattatacaaaaaaaaatataactaaaaaaatGGGAAACTAAATCAATGTAATAAAGGAAACTTAAATCAAGTATTAATGGTGATAATTATTTGGTGATTtgaacatttataaataatatttcataacaatttttatagatatatattttttttaataatgcttAACTTCATTAACTCAAATCATCCAAAACTAAGGATGCAACTACAAAAGGTAGGGTATCCCCACTGAAAATACGGTCAGCCTCACAAAGAGAAGATCGCGCCAAAGCATGCGCAACCTTATTAGTAGACCGcttaacaaaattaaaagaaacatCAACAAAATCAGCAATCAAATTCTTACAATCAAAAAGAATATGGCCATAAAAAGAAACCATATGTTTAAACTTTAGCAAATCATTAATAACTCTTAAACAATCTGACTCAATGACCACCTTAGGCCATCCATTCGCTTTGCTCTAAGATAACGCCTCCTTGATGCCAATGGCTTCGACCACATGAGGCTGCAAAGAGCCACTTTTGGGAAGAACTCTCACTGCCAACACCAAACCAGCAGCAGTCCTTGCAACAAGACCCACACCATAACGCCCCTGAGTGGTAAAGATTGCACCATCAACATTAACTTTAACATAAGGGAGATCAGGAGCAGTCCAGTGGTTAACACTTTGGACATGGAGGCCATCAACAGGTACATCAATACCATTATGTTGTTGAGCATTAAACCAGTCTACATAATTTAGTTTAGCCAATGTCACCACGTCACTAGGAATTGGTTGCTTGGATTTCCAAACCAGGTCATTACGGTGAGTCCAAATTGACCAACAAGTCATAGC from Cannabis sativa cultivar Pink pepper isolate KNU-18-1 chromosome 2, ASM2916894v1, whole genome shotgun sequence encodes:
- the LOC133034456 gene encoding uncharacterized protein LOC133034456; its protein translation is MAENLENINTPHEETNHHSRKEPMGSRRSTNLQYRRTTRSRRAQPEGGPSAQTTSAQRTQPDVGPSMQTMCSRRTQRGNRQNPRARNEELNRGGSQSLGERTYEMESHRLRRHLKEAQHRNIELEREAASAWATQGMNAQNQPEPGVRRPRGRPRGSRTRRQEKAWEEQLGENETPPENQDEQPERRQPETDEREIPPENEEYLGTQPGEQRSPARNHQRSSQTHRVRTRTYPDEGNMTNRSQEERTEREEASVTSRQFRTHSR